Genomic window (Lusitaniella coriacea LEGE 07157):
GTCGTGTTAGTAAGCTAAAACATATCTAAATTGATTGAGTATAGGGCGCTCTGTATCAAAGTCGTTAATCCCTCTCCCCTCGGTCAGTGTCCCCGTGTCAGCCTCAGTCACAATTTAAATGCATAGCAGCTTATCGTAGGTTAATCCTTTGAAGCGGTGATGGAAGTGTTAGTCCTATTCAGCAGAGGTTTCGCAGCAATTGAGTAAGGAAACTCCTGCAATGGGTTCGAGTTGTACGGGTTCGGAGGCGAACAGTTCTTGCAACGCTGCGGTGGCTGCTTCTTTTTCATCGGGAGATTCTTGCAGGTTGGCTAAGGTTGCAAGCAATTCGTGCCAAATCCCGTGCTTTCCATACAATGCAGCTTGTTGGAGGGGAGAGAGGGTTTCTAGTTCTTGGGTAAAGGTAGGTGCAATCGAATCGGGTTGGATGCGTTGAATCCAGCCTCCTACAGTGGTGTTGCCAGAGTTGTCGATGAAGACGGAATCGTTCTTGCAACTGAGGTGAACAGACCATTGATATTTCCGATCCGCTTCGAGGTAGGATTTTCCTGTTTCTGGATTGAGGGGAAGTTGAAGGCGAATGATTCCCGCGCGATCGGGGGATGTGAAAGTGGTGAAGTAAATCTCGCGGTTTCCTGATTCATCTTTGAGTAAGAATTCTCCTTGCATTGGGGTTGTTGTTGCAGGAATAAAGATAAAAATATCAGGCTGTTCGCGGGTGGTTAAGCCGATTTTTGTTGCTGGGATAATCGCTGTGAGTTGGGGTTGGGTGTCGCGAGGAGAGAAGGATAAGAGATCGCGCATTTCCACTTTTTCTTCCGAACAGGTGCCGCGAGTCCCTCCCGTTCCGGTGACTGTCCTCGGTTCTCCTCTACGATCGGATGGAGGGGTAAAACCCAAAGGGGGGTTGAATGAGACTCCTGTGGGTGTAGGGGTTGGCGAGATTTGAGCTTGAGTTGAAAATGGGGGAAGCGAAATCGCGGTTAGAGTGGCAGAGAGAATAAGGCTTGAAAGGATAGATGCAGTTTTAGCCATAATGATTAAACTGAATTTTAGAAACTTAAGAGCGCTACAGAAGAACTACCAAAGAAGCACGATTGTTTTCGGATAAGTTTCTGAATTTTATTTTTGAATAAAAATTATTTTAGCAATAATATTTGGAGGTGTGACGAGCATCATATTAGAGGGTAATCGCGATCGCTGGAGTCGAGTACCTCTGTCAATTAAATATTCAATTTAACTCACTCTTTTTGGGGATTAAGTTCACAAAATATGTGGATGCGGATCAATGGACAACTCCGCGCGATCGGTGATGATAAGAATGTAAGCAATCGGAGGTCACCCAGACATGAAACTTTCTTATCGCGGCGCATCCTATCAAGCAAAGTCTCGCAAGATCGAAACAGTGGAGTCGGGAGTGTCAGGTCAGTTTCGCGGTCAAACCTATCCAATCCGCCGTTCGCAATCTATCTCTAAGTCTTCTCTCAGTGTCAGAAAATATCGCGGTATTCCCTACGAAAATTAATTATACTGCTGATATTAACTGAGACATTTTTTCTCCTCTTGATGACGACGTATGAATGACCCCAACAGTAATGTTGGGGCTTTTTTTTTGCTTGGGATAGGAAATAACTTTCTTTGAAAACGGAATAACAAACCGCGATCGCGCTCCGACAGAAATACCCCGTCTATCCCCTTTTACTGGCGCGAGTCAAAACTTTTGGCTTCTGACATATCGTAAATCTCCACCTCTTCTCCAAGCCTAAG
Coding sequences:
- a CDS encoding DUF4278 domain-containing protein, with the translated sequence MKLSYRGASYQAKSRKIETVESGVSGQFRGQTYPIRRSQSISKSSLSVRKYRGIPYEN
- a CDS encoding DUF928 domain-containing protein produces the protein MAKTASILSSLILSATLTAISLPPFSTQAQISPTPTPTGVSFNPPLGFTPPSDRRGEPRTVTGTGGTRGTCSEEKVEMRDLLSFSPRDTQPQLTAIIPATKIGLTTREQPDIFIFIPATTTPMQGEFLLKDESGNREIYFTTFTSPDRAGIIRLQLPLNPETGKSYLEADRKYQWSVHLSCKNDSVFIDNSGNTTVGGWIQRIQPDSIAPTFTQELETLSPLQQAALYGKHGIWHELLATLANLQESPDEKEAATAALQELFASEPVQLEPIAGVSLLNCCETSAE